The Brachypodium distachyon strain Bd21 chromosome 4, Brachypodium_distachyon_v3.0, whole genome shotgun sequence nucleotide sequence CTGTCAACGAAATATCCATTACTTTTCCAGACGTTATatctaaagtttgtttcttgtgCAGCCCCACTGTTAGTAATCCTGTTGGTGGGAATGAAAAATGTGCTGAAGTTGGGGTTAACATCTTCTTTTCCAAAGTACGGTCACCTTGTAATTAAATTTCATTTTCTatcatttctttttgttgttgacATTTCTAATTCTGGGCTGCAACTCTTATAGATCTTGAAGTTGGCTGCTATTAGAATAAGAAACTTGTGTGAAAGGCTCCGGCACGTGGAACAGACAGAGCGTGTCTATAATATCTTCAAGCAGATTCTTGATCAACAGAcaactttattttttaataGACATATCGACCAACTTATTCTCTGTTGCCTCTATGGTGTTGCAAAGGTCTCATATGCTAGCTAATAATCTCCATATACCTCTTTCCTATTACCTGGGCTGAATATACCTGTTCTGACAGGTTTCCCAGTTAACACTGACGTTCAAGGAGATTGTCACCAATTACAAAAGGGAACAGCAATGTAAACCAGAAGTCTTCAGAAGTGTATTTGTTGGTAGTACAAATCGCAATGGAGTATGTATCTGAACTCAAGATTTCACTTTTGTTCTGACAGTTCTTTTCCAGACTTCTGATTTCATCTTTGTGTTCTTCTCTTCTGACAATTCTTCCTTTCTAACAGGGACTTGGGTCACGACATGTTGATATCATTGTTTTTTATAACGAGGTGTTTGTTCCTGCAGTCAAGCCTTTCCTAGTGGATCTAATTCCTTCTGGTGCTCGTGCGGAGGACAAGAAGAATCCTAGTAGTACTTGCTCTGCTCTTCTACTCAGCTTTATCTTCTGTTATTTCCTTGTAATTAACTAATATATCAGTTTTCTTACCTTCATTGTAGGCCAAATTCCTGGATCACCAAAGCCATCTCCTTTCTCAAATCTACCAGATATGTCCCCAAAGAAAGTCTCATCTTCCCATAATGTTTATGTTTCTCCTCTGCGGCAAACAAAGGTTtggcattgtttttttttctcatttccaTGTTCAATTTCAGTATCTCTTTCTTATTTATTCAGCATTTACTTAAATTGTTAGGCTGACCTATATTTCCTGTCGGTTGTCAGTGTTCTTTTAACTTGATAGGTTTATGTATGATCTTTACATTCACATTTGCCTTTATTCGAAATTCAATCAAGGCTAGTAGGTTCTTGTTTCATGAAGCAGAGGAAAATTGTCCATGGTTTAAATGACATGAGTATGGGAAGAACTGAAAACTCATCAAGTGAAAAGTTCATGCTCCTGACTGCATTTTCTTTACTGACACATCAGCGATAATAGAAAATTGACACTGGAAAGAAGCTGTAGTAGTTTGAATTCCAACTGGGCTCTCGCGCCTTTCCATTCATTGAACGGAAATACTTAGTCTCGTACAGATTGAACTAGGAGGAGAGAAAGAGTAGGAGAGTTGAGCAGTTGTAGGAAACCCACTGTTAGTGCCTGCAATCGGAAACACCAACTGTAGTAGTTTGAATTGTCCATGGAACTActtaaaaaactaaaacacaCAGTTTGATCGTAGTTATCAAGGAAACACAGATGACTGAGCTAATGTTTCAGGTTGCACAGTACATTAAGCAGTTAACGAAGCTAAAGGTGAAACTGGCACAGTATTCCTCATACACTCTTGTGAAGGATGCCTGAAACTCCAATGTGTGGTACTGCTGTTATGTATCCTAATAGTGTTTCAGTTTGGGGACAGAGATGGACAGAACTAGCATCTGACTGTGCTATGGCGAGCTTCAAGCTTGGCTATGTTTGCAAAAGCAAAACGATTACTTAGATCAATGCAAAAAAGAGCCTTACTAAATTACTTATTGGAAATCAAGGAAAAGGTTGCACCGCTAACTTTCATAAGTCATATATGCTACTCTATACTATGCTATTACACTAGCAAACGGGCGACTGAAAACACTGATTGTCTGAGTACAACGAATCATACGTCATTAGTTGTttatcttttttatttgtaaCTTTGTTTTTGCAACTTACATTATCAAGGATACTATAACTGTATCTTTGTGAGCTAACCACACAGCATTCCCTATTCCATTAACGCGTGCTTCTCTTTTCCACATGACAGAAGGATGCATTGCTTTCACCAAGTTCAAGGAGTTTCTATGCGTGCATCGGCGAAAGTACCCATGCTTTTCAGAGCCCATCTAAAGATCTGGCTGCTATAAATAACCGTCTAAATTAGTATGTAAACTTCTGGGACATTTTTCTTGCAACATTAAGTTAGTGTTTGCAGCATTCATTGACATACTCATTTCATGCTAAACCTGCAGTACTAGCCGGAGAATCAACACTCGAATAAACTTTGACATGGTTAGCGACTCAGTGGTAGCTGGTAGTCTGGGCCAACCAAATGGCGGACCCGCCTCTTCGGACCCAGCAGCTGCATTTAGTCCCTTGTCAAAGAAGGGTAAACCAGGACCTGAGTCTTGAGCAAATAAATGGGTGGGCATCTAGCCCTGTATATAGCTCACAATCCAACAGAAGGCTTTCTTATTCTTCTGAATAAGTGGGTGATGTTGACTGCTTCAACTGTACATGTATGTATTAGGGAGTAGTAACAGTATAAAAGAGGCTGATTAGAATTAGCATTTCTGATGTACCATTTTATTTTCCAGCCGACAAAACATTGGGGTGTGAGCTGTGTAAAATGCTAGCTGGCAGTATTTTTCAGTGTATAATGTGTTAGTTTTTTTCCTGTAGAAAACCTGTTTGGAATGTTTTCAATATCATAACTTGGCTGCTGTCACCTATTTTAGAGGTATAGTTAAGCTTATGTTGAGTTCAAGCATGAATTTATTTCTGAACTTCGTGATATTTTAGAAAACTATGTCCACCCAATTTtaatgagtaaatttcatagaaTCAATCCAAGAATCCAATTCGGACAATCCAACATCTAGGAGGTGCAAATATAGACTAAGGTGAGGGGGCTGGGAAAAAAAGACTGATTGACGTGGCGTCTCGCAAGTGGTCCCTCCTTATCAGTTTTCCTGTCAGAATGTCTAATGGGACAATTTGGGTAAAGTGAAAAATATTACCGTCAAACATGTGGGTCTTTGTTACAAATGCTTGGACCTATGTCTCCTTGAAATCATAGcctcaaaacctgtggttccgtgaaatttactcaatttTAATTTGGGAGCATTTCAATTTGGTTTGGAATTAGCAAGAGAAAAGTTCTAGGAATATTCAATCCCAATGTCCTCCATGGCTTCTTCGTTTTTGACATCCATCCATCAGCTTTATGTTTCTGTTATCATTGTTGGTTGCAAATTGATCCGGTCGATGAAGCGCTGTCAGTGGTTTAGAAGCATGTATTCTTTCCTTTCTTAAGATAGTATGGATTTAACACGTCAAATACTAAATAAACTTTTTTCTGTGAAGAACCTCCTTCTATGTCTGTAATTACAGTAGTCAGGACTCATGATTCAGGACACCACAGGTTTCTTATTAATTGAAGAAAAATGTTGAAAAGATATAACGAGCAAAAAGTTACAGTTAAATCCAGAAGGCTGAAACATCTCACAAATACAATGTAATGGTTAGCTTTCAGGGTTCCATTAGTTCTCAGCATCATCCTTTGTAGAACAGTTATTAATCCTCCCATAAATAGGTAGCACCTCTCTTCTAGTGCTTGCACCATAATTTTCTGCCGATGGGAAGCCTGACACATCACCAGGTCCGCCATCCATCAAGATCTCAACCGCTGGCTCCCGGAGGTTCAGATAAAGAGCAACATCAGCAAGAGCAGAGCATCAGCAGAATGCCACAGCTCCATGAGGCACAGACGGTGGCACCACCATGTATAGGTTAGACGACTCCGGCAACTCCGGCGAAGGCGGGACACCGAAGCTGCTCCCAAACAGCATCTGctccttgagcttgtccagcGCTTCTCGCATCCAGTCGTACCGAGAGAGACTGTACGCCTCCTCGACCGGTACCTGAATCACACACATAAACGCAGGATTCAGTTAAAAGAATTCTAGAAAATGGCTCAAATTCAGCATAGTTTGATAGTGTCAGAAATTGAAAGCTGTAGGATGAGTTGTGCTCAGGGCTCACCCATCTCCTGCCATGGGTGATCTGCTCAGGCCATGACTCCAGCAGCTCAGTGACCTGTAGTGCAAACATGAATCCCTTGCAAGCCCCTTCCAGGCCACAGCTGCCCTGCTTGCTCTTGCTCTTGAAGATCCATTCTCCTAGTGGAACCACCTGAATATATCCATGTCATATCTTCAGTTGTTAGTAATCTTTATCCATGTCCAATGTTTTGCCTAATAGGTTTGGTAATTATCAGTCACCTGATCTTTTTTAACACCCAACAACTTGAAGCACAAGTACACCTTTCCTTGACCACATCGACACCAGAAATTCAATATTGATGGCCCATTTGTATGCCACCTCATGGAGTTCGTGTGAAAGAGATGTATCTAATATTCttagattaattcaaaactAGCATGGCAGTAGTTGTGCAGCTTAGGACTTGTCGGCTAACTACCAAACCAAGGATTGGTGTATTTGTTGTTGCCACTTGAGGCAAGAAAATGACAAGATTCGGTATGCCCATGATGCATGCGCAGGTTTTTGGCAATTATTTTTAGTTTTGTGCGAaacattttatttcttctcatTATCAAGTTACTGCatgtaaaaataaaacagCTCCTTGCAATATACCAAACCACTATAAAAACCACCATTTCCTTGCCAATAACTGTTTTTCTCTTCAAAAAGAGGGTGTTTCTTCGGCCTCTACATCCATCTATGCACACTGACTGCCTTTTCTAATGTTACCGGCCACTTAACATGGAACATCTTCTACCCATCACATCCAAAAGGACACATTGCTGCCATGATAGACAGACCCACAATACAcatgttttcattttcattaatATATTACTAGTATATTTTATCCTGAACAATTTGCTCTGAAACCCTGATAAACTAGTACTCCTAATATTTTATATGCCACGTAActaggagagagaaagagatatCAGATATATGTATAGAGAGAGCAGGCACCTACGTTTATATTGCCCTTGACGCCGGCTTCCTCGAAGGCCTCCCTGCACGCAGCTTCGTCGACGCTCTCGTCGTCTTCCCATCCACCCTGCAAAGACCAGACCAGCCACGTCATGACCTTGTCACCAAGAGCTTTTCCATGGCAGTTTCTTCGAACTTCTATAGGCAATTATATGCTGTTTTAATTTATTCGACCTCCACGTGGTTCAAAGCTGCGTACTTTTGCGTATAATCACT carries:
- the LOC100844912 gene encoding nudix hydrolase 13, mitochondrial isoform X2 encodes the protein MASSSAAETVAVETMACARQGRHRQRYEGCYRLVSGCIPYMLKEDEESSCLKDDHVLDRLQVLMISTPKRSDLIFPKGGWEDDESVDEAACREAFEEAGVKGNINVVPLGEWIFKSKSKQGSCGLEGACKGFMFALQVTELLESWPEQITHGRRWVPVEEAYSLSRYDWMREALDKLKEQMLFGSSFGVPPSPELPESSNLYMVVPPSVPHGAVAFC
- the LOC100844912 gene encoding nudix hydrolase 13, mitochondrial isoform X1 gives rise to the protein MSWSCSWISLLEVLVEIRNTFFSSKEKMASSSAAETVAVETMACARQGRHRQRYEGCYRLVSGCIPYMLKEDEESSCLKDDHVLDRLQVLMISTPKRSDLIFPKGGWEDDESVDEAACREAFEEAGVKGNINVVPLGEWIFKSKSKQGSCGLEGACKGFMFALQVTELLESWPEQITHGRRWVPVEEAYSLSRYDWMREALDKLKEQMLFGSSFGVPPSPELPESSNLYMVVPPSVPHGAVAFC